The Anopheles gambiae chromosome 2, idAnoGambNW_F1_1, whole genome shotgun sequence genomic sequence TCGACGGGAGCAAGTGGGAAATAATGCCCGTCAACTGCACGGCACTTGGTGTAGTCccgtttccccccccccccccccccacccgtACGGGGTTTGTCGTCAAACCGGGGTCGTTAATAATTCACGGCGCACTACCGCACGATCCGCTTCGAGGTatctggtgtttttttttatttctctttttaCCGTACCATTCGCGAAGAATGCCAGCTGCTCGACAGCCGcgcttcgttcgtttgttgATTCATAGGGACATTTCAATTCGTCGCCGGTGCCATTGACAGCCATAACCGCCCAGACTGATAGACGGCGAGGACAGCCGGGTGCCGTTATGGGGTCGAGGACGTTGAATGGTATTGTGCAGCGGGTTTTCGGCAGAGAACTCCACGGCATGTACTCAGCGCGGTGAACCTTACCTGTACCAACCTTGCACGGATGTGGTAAGGATGAACTTGTCCTACTGGTTCAATGAGTTCCCGTTGTCAAATGTCAAGACGCTGGATAGGATAGGATAAGTTGatgagataaaaataaacatacccTGTTCATTAATGTTCCAAaaatcttgatttttttttaattctatcAAATAACTGATATTTTGAAGAAAACACCAGCCAACAACATCCTTCGCCGACGGTATCTAACGCGGATCTGACTGgtagtgttgttttgttgacgCTTGGCGTCGGGTTTTGTGTCGGGTTGCAGAACCAAACAAACTTTCCGACGGTGCTGCTCGACTCGTTCACCCTTGGCAACCGTTGCCTGGCAGCACAACAAGGACTGCCGCACACGAATACAGTCCCAACACGATTTGTTATTTTGTCCCGAGTCTTAGCTTAACATAACGTTCACTTGAAAGGCACCGGTTGTGGGCGGCTGTTTTCGTTGCGATTGGATTATTTGGGTGACTCGTCGAGTCGAGCGTCACCAATGTCACTGCGCTTCCAGGAAGTAAACACAGCGGCCGCACAGTGCCGCATTCGGATAGCACATCTTCCGGCATCGTAATCGGGGGTCATACAGCTGTTAGTGAGTGGTCCAAACAGTAAGGTGTTTCGCGGAACAGGTTAAAAAGTTGGCTATATTCCGAAGGATTCCGCGAAAAAAGATGTCCGAACTGCTCTGTAAACTGCTGAACTCCTGCTAGTTTCACTGAATGTGTTTAAAAGTGAAGATATATTCATTTCCATTCGAAAAACTAAAGTTTAATCAAACTTGTAGTATGAACCTACTAATTAGtgcatttggttttggttccAATTTCAGCCCAGCGCCGTACATCGACGGGATCGGAGCAACAAAAGTGCCTTACACTACTGCAGCAGTGCGCAGGATATTGCTGCGGCCGCGAGCGTCGCCATGGTAGCGCCCGAGCTGATCGAGTCCGCGGACGAGGATGGATTTACGCCGCTGCATCTGGCGGTAATACAGGGAAACCTGCAGCTGGTCAATCTGCTGCTAGCGAACGGGGCGGATGTGAACGCACTCGACAACGAGGGACATTCGGTGGTGCACTGGGCAACCGGTAAGTGGGCTCAGTTTTGAGCATTGGTGTAGTGAACATTTATACCTCATTTGGAACCTGCCTACGGGAGTCATCCAAATGTGCGCGGATCTAAATTTTGAGTAAACTTTGCTCACTACGAAGTTCATCTGATTGCTATCAAATTACTCATTTCCTTGGAAACGATCGTGGCGCTGTATGTGAGATGTAGATTATTTGGTAAACAGTTGTTCATCAAATGGTAGGGTCGTGCTATGGTCGTGCCCGTCAAAAGCAGAAGTAATTTATACTTTTCAGCAATAGTGGTGCGCTCACTGCCGAATATTGCCGAGTAACGGCAAGCCATATTAAATCGATATTCGCGCGCGCGgtgcgttgttgttttgtgagAAAGCGCAACCATTTCGTCGGGAGGGAAGGCATCATTTACACCCGCCAGTGGGAGGGCTACCGCGCACTAAACCCTGTCTGTTTCGTTTCGCTTTCACAGTGTGCGGTGAGGTGGAGGCACTGCGCGCCGTCCTGGCAGCCGGCGCGGATGTGTCCACGCCGGACATTAACGGGGGCAGCCCGCTGCACTATGCCGCCCAGATGTGCGGTGCCAACTACGAGGGCAAGACGGCACGCGCCTCGGCCAAGCTGGCGCTCGAGATACTGAACACGCTCCTGAACCATCCTGATACTTCGGTGGAAGTAGAGGATAAGGATGGCCGACAACCGCTGCTGTGGGCTGCATCCGCCGGCTCGGCCAAGGCTGTGCTGGCTTTGATAAAAGCTGGGGCTCACGTCGAAAGTGCCGATAAGTATGTGTGCCAGGGTGTGGAGGGCGGATTTTGccaccaatttttttttttcgtttggtgATCAGTTACATCCAGGTATGTTTGATTACTGCTACTTTCATTCGTCTTGGTCTTGCAGGGACGGACTGACCGCACTGCACTGTGCTGCATCGCGGGGCCACACCGAGTGCATCGATACGCTGATCAACCTGTGCGGCGCGCACACCGACCAGATCGACTCGAACGGCTGCACGGCGCTGCACTACGCGGTTACGCTCGGGCATGCCGATGCGAcgtcgctgctgctgaagctggATGCCGATCCGAACCGGCAGGACCGGAAGGGCCGCACGCCGGCCCACTGCGGGTGTGCGAAGGGCCAGATGGAGACGGTCAAGATACTGCACGCGAAGAAGGGCAATCTGTGGCTGCGGAACGCGAAGGGCGATCTGCCGGTGCACGATGCGGCCTGTTCCGGCCGCCGCCAGCTCGTCCAGTGGCTGATCCAGATGAAGCCGAAGCACATCAACACAACGAGCAACGACGGGCGGACGCTGCTGCACATTGCCGCCGGGCACGACAATGTGGACATGtgcaagctgctgctggagctgggCGCCGACGTCAATCTGCTGTACCGGCCGTCGTCGAAGGGGGCGCCACTAACGCCGCTCGATTACGCGCTGGCCAAAGGGTACCGGTCGACCGCCAAGTACCTGCAGATGCAGGGCGGCCTGCCAGCGAACAAGCTGCGGCTGTCCGGGCGCCAGCAAAAGATCCTGCCCGACATTGATCGGGTGGAGCCGCTGAAGCTGACGGAGAAGGAAGAGCTGATCGATCTGAAAACGTCCAAGCGGTACATCGTCTATCTCAACTCCAACTCGGACAGCGAGTCGCAGGAGGATCGGCCGCACCGGAAGAGCCGGCACAAGCGAAAAGGCAGCCACCGGGGTCGCCGCACGAGCAGCTGCAGCGATACGGTGTACCTCTACCGGGACGGCTCGAACGACATCAGCCGGTCGCGCAGCAATGCGGAGCTGCATCGCAGCGATCAGCGCACGGGCAAGCatcgccgcagcagcagctcatcgTCCGCCAGCACGAGCGGTTCGTCCTCGGACGGCTGCTGCCGGCACGTGCGCCGAAAGCACAAGTGCTACAAGAAGTGCTCCTCCAAGCGGTCCCACTCGCGCGACCGACACAAGGACCGCGAGCGGGAGGAGACGCGCGACGCACCACTGCCACCGGACGCGCTGAAGGAGTACGAGTTTAAGTACGCGGAGAAGAAGGAACCGGGGCCGCGCAAGCCGGGCGAGCGGTGCGGCAAGATCATCCTGAAGCAGGTGCACAGCGGCTCCTCCGAGAATGATTCCCCCGCGAACGGAGGTGGTCGGGCGGGACCGGGGCTAAAGTTTCCCTCCGAGCGACGCGAAACGCATCTCGGGCTGCCCGTGCAGCTACAGTACGGTGGCGCTGGTGGGTTTGATGCTTCCGGTGGTTTGAGCGATTTTTTAGACGAACCCACGTCACCCCGAACGCCACCGCGGGCCGAGTTTAACATCCGCAAAGAGTCGGACGCGAAGAGCGAGGGCAAGTCGTCCGACTCGAGcacgacgaagaagaagaaggttaaGGGCACGGGCAAGAAGTCGAAGCTGGCCAAGACGGCCAAAAAGTCCGACTCGCCCAGCGAGGAGGAACAGGCGAAAGTGCCGGCACCGGTCACCGAGGTGGTAACGCAGGCGCAGGTGCACCCCGCGCCCGAATCGATGTCCAAGTCGACGGAGGACGACGGTGCGGCCACGGACGCCACGTACACGATCGAGCAGCGCACCCGGTCGGACGTGGAGGGACTCAGCGAGACGGAAGAGCGTAGCGCGAAAGGGGGACTACCGCGCGTAACTAGCAAACCGATGGCGGAAACGATCCGCGAAGAGGTGCGCGATGAACACGCGGTAGAGatgacgcagcagcagcagcaggcggtACGCAAAGATCGCTCCAAGCTCAAATCCGCCAAGAGTGACAGCTCCAAGAGCCACTccaagtcggagtcgtccgataAGGAAGCGTCCAAAGTGCAGCAGAAACCGCCGGCACTCCCTTTAGAGGAACCGCCGGCCGCCCCGCCGGCCCCTCCTCCATCACCTCCTCCGTTAGCGAAAGAGCCGACACCTGAGCCGGCACCCGAACCCAAGCCTGAAGCAATCTCCGTCCCAGAACCGAAGCCGGAACCACAGCCAGCACCACTGCCACAGCAGCTAGAACCACTGCCCGAGCTGGTGGAGGAGCGGACGGAACCGACGGTTGAGTCGCAAGCGCCCCAAGGCCTGGAAGTGGACCGAGGCGGTGGAGGCGGCCCGGCTGAAGATGAGCCTTTAATAGCGGAGGAATCACTGCCGCCACTAGTAGAGCCGGAAGACCCTCCAGCGCCGACGAAGCTGGAAGGGGAACAGAAAAGCACACCGGAGGAAACGAGCGAAAGTTCACCGTCGAAATCGAGCGAAGAGACGGAACCGACATCGGTCGTGCAGGAAGTCCCCGAGAAGGAGGAGCAAAAACCTGCCCCACCACCGGTGGTCGAGGAGCCACCGAAGGTGTCGGAAGTGGTGCCTCCGGTGGTGGAAAAAGCGAAACCGCAAGAGCCCGCGAAAGAGCGACCCAAGCTGCGCCGTTCGATGGAGTCGAAGATGGAGAGCGTTGAGGAGGTGACGGCTCCGGTACCGGCTGAGCCAGTGCCGCCACCGCTAGACCAGGCAAAGGTCGATCAAACGCGCGGGTTTTTTGTCAGCCTGGACGGCACGGCTGAAGATgacgagaagaagaagaagaaaatcaagAAGAAACCGCGCCTGAAGGAGGacgagcagcaggagcagcaaagCAGCAAGGATCAGGACTCGGGGTTCGAGCCGAGCCCGCAGGCCGTACGCAGCAAGCCGACCGTGTTCGAGCGCCCGACCCACACGGCCACCCTGCCGCGCCGGGCCGCCTTCTCGATGGTGGAGGAGCGGGCGGCCAGTTCGCGGCCGGAGGGCCGCAAGCCGGGCGACAAGAACGCCGTCAACATGACGACCGTCCAGCAGTCGATCCATCGTAACATTCGAAGGTAGGCAGCAACAGTTGGGGTTGGCGCAACGATCCCACTCTTCTTCAACCacgaatacacacacacacacacacacacacacacacacacacacacacacactgaaacaCACTCTAGTCTCGTAGTACACATCGACACCAGACGCTACGTGTAACGTGCCCGTGCCCGTAGTGACAGCTCCCTCCGTTAGAGGTCGGCCACCTTCACATAGCTCATCTTTCACTGAAAAtgttcctccccccccccaccccccaagTCCCAAAAATCCTTTCCGTCCGTCCGTGTGCAAGTGTTGTATGTTGGTGTGAAAGTGTTTGAGAGTGCGAGCACGTGTGGTCACTGTGGCCAGCATTCATTCCCTTCTACCCACCACTCCCACCACCGTTTCCTGCCAACTAGCTCCTGCTCCTGGCCTCCCGTAACTAGTGTTTTTGCCGCCTAATAAGAGACCTAACTCTGAAGCCGAACCCCTCCCCCGTATTATTGTTTCAGATAAAAGTAAAGAAACACACTCAAGAAGAGCATTGTTCAAGAGGGTGTAATACAGACACATACAgagcaaagaacaaaaaaaaactaatacaaatacaaatagtGCGCACCAGATTGAAACTACACTAAGCCCCGAAGCACACTGAACAGCAATCTCAAGTACTGAAAGGCCATCCCGGTCATGTctgcaaaataaaatcccGTAAACTTACTCAAGCTTTAGTGAGAGTGCACCGATATGAACATTTCTACAACCGAGAAGCCGTGCgggcgtgagtgtgtgtgtgtgtgtgtgaaagagtaAGTGAGTGTGAACTGACCGGAAGCATTCAGCCCTGAGTTGCAGAGTTTGTAACGCATCCGGCAACTTTGAAGAAGATGAGATGAAACGGATGGGGCCAATCAGAAACAGGCCGGCCCGTCTACTAGGCAGGCTCACAATCGATAATCGTTGCGTTCGACAGTTACAGACAGGTTGTGaggaaggttttgtttttaaagcaaTTACCAACCACCAAACCCAGCTACTTCTTCTGCGTTTTCTGTAGTATCTCCTCAAAAAAGGGTCAGTTTAATGAGCAATGTAGGGGGTTTCAGGTAGTCAGTAACGAGAGTTTCTGTAGACATTAGATTCGTAGTGTGAGTGTTGATTAATATGATGCAAGATTCAATTTGTACACCGTTTCTTATACCAATATGTACTCTGTGGCGAGGAGTGTGTAGGGATGTAACTGTAGGATCAGCTTTCAGGAGACACTTAGTGTCCTTTTGAGGTGTAGGATGTTTGGTAGAGTAAGCACGCCACGCTTTGTGTGTGcccatgtgtgtttgtgtgtgttttatggtgTGCGTGTATCCTTAGTGCCCACAGTGTTAGGAGGCTAGAATTGTAATACGGGTAGGACTGTGTAGTAGAC encodes the following:
- the LOC11175612 gene encoding ankyrin repeat domain-containing protein 12 isoform X5 produces the protein MVAPELIESADEDGFTPLHLAVIQGNLQLVNLLLANGADVNALDNEGHSVVHWATVCGEVEALRAVLAAGADVSTPDINGGSPLHYAAQMCGANYEGKTARASAKLALEILNTLLNHPDTSVEVEDKDGRQPLLWAASAGSAKAVLALIKAGAHVESADKDGLTALHCAASRGHTECIDTLINLCGAHTDQIDSNGCTALHYAVTLGHADATSLLLKLDADPNRQDRKGRTPAHCGCAKGQMETVKILHAKKGNLWLRNAKGDLPVHDAACSGRRQLVQWLIQMKPKHINTTSNDGRTLLHIAAGHDNVDMCKLLLELGADVNLLYRPSSKGAPLTPLDYALAKGYRSTAKYLQMQGGLPANKLRLSGRQQKILPDIDRVEPLKLTEKEELIDLKTSKRYIVYLNSNSDSESQEDRPHRKSRHKRKGSHRGRRTSSCSDTVYLYRDGSNDISRSRSNAELHRSDQRTGKHRRSSSSSSASTSGSSSDGCCRHVRRKHKCYKKCSSKRSHSRDRHKDREREETRDAPLPPDALKEYEFKYAEKKEPGPRKPGERCGKIILKQVHSGSSENDSPANGGGRAGPGLKFPSERRETHLGLPVQLQYGGAGGFDASGGLSDFLDEPTSPRTPPRAEFNIRKESDAKSEGKSSDSSTTKKKKVKGTGKKSKLAKTAKKSDSPSEEEQAKVPAPVTEVVTQAQVHPAPESMSKSTEDDGAATDATYTIEQRTRSDVEGLSETEERSAKGGLPRVTSKPMAETIREEVRDEHAVEMTQQQQQAVRKDRSKLKSAKSDSSKSHSKSESSDKEASKVQQKPPALPLEEPPAAPPAPPPSPPPLAKEPTPEPAPEPKPEAISVPEPKPEPQPAPLPQQLEPLPELVEERTEPTVESQAPQGLEVDRGGGGGPAEDEPLIAEESLPPLVEPEDPPAPTKLEGEQKSTPEETSESSPSKSSEETEPTSVVQEVPEKEEQKPAPPPVVEEPPKVSEVVPPVVEKAKPQEPAKERPKLRRSMESKMESVEEVTAPVPAEPVPPPLDQAKVDQTRGFFVSLDGTAEDDEKKKKKIKKKPRLKEDEQQEQQSSKDQDSGFEPSPQAVRSKPTVFERPTHTATLPRRAAFSMVEERAASSRPEGRKPGDKNAVNMTTVQQSIHRNIRRYYMERKIFQHLLELKSLQIRSTKVNESVLVKRAVDDYHKSTIELGYETGSTLKRYPYTEYSFRNFELFLYDTLKSLQKRETYNFQNISEVYDEAERRLSPDVSRYERALNCTTKTHRCLHATHAYTGIPCAAYIPMMNHHTIPKLGFGPYKSSTSGVGSFFLPKILTHPTDRSCTGGKVALELTHGNSKQVITLPSEKLDSNKRYYVTFTLNPDGTTDGDTRCSSTGDPDPGRAAAAAAAATSAAQPQQQQQQQHQRQSHEQPSDTDAQDNAHPQRSQQQQQHQQPHPSPVAERQRSPAVGPQSQSRALPTVDERRSGGTNSPRGATPA